A DNA window from Arachis duranensis cultivar V14167 chromosome 3, aradu.V14167.gnm2.J7QH, whole genome shotgun sequence contains the following coding sequences:
- the LOC107480742 gene encoding nudix hydrolase 15, mitochondrial isoform X1 yields the protein MVSILRALLSTPLLLPRASLSKFMDSSSSSCSSNFHEGGSQKLRALAQQLRFYKPPPFSEEVDEQSNEEECGSGKVVSQVGFPESATPVAQNPEKFRPKRAAVLICLFEGDAGDLRVILTKRSSKLSSHSGEVALPGGKAEEGDKDDGDTAKREAKEEIGLDPELVNVVTVLEPFLSKHLLRVVPVIGILHDKKAFKPVLNPAEVDAVFDAPLEMFLKDENRNQEEREWMGEKYLIHYFDYETEHTNYLIWGLTAGILIRAASVVYKREPAFMEQNPKFKVPKVLTKDTVMR from the exons ATGGTTTCCATTCTGAGAGCGTTATTATCAACGCCGTTATTATTACCCAGAGCATCTCTCTCCAAATTcatggattcttcttcttcttcctgttCTTCCAACTTCCACGAAGGAGGATCCCAGAAGCTTCGGGCTTTGGCGCAGCAGCTCCGATTCTACAAGCCACCGCCTTTTTCGGAGGAGGTTGACGaacaaagcaatgaagaagagtgtGGGAGCGGTAAGGTTGTTTCCCAAGTGGGATTTCCTGAATCGGCCACACCAGTGGCTCAGAACCCTGAAAAGTTCAGACCAAAGAGGGCTGCTGTTTTGATCTGCCTCTTTGAAGGGGATGCCGGTGATCTTAGGGTTATACTCACTAAGCGCTCTTCTAAGCTCTCCTCTCACTCCG GTGAAGTGGCTTTGCCCGGTGGGAAAGCAGAGGAAGGGGATAAGGATGATGGGGACACTGCAAAGAGAGAGGCAAAGGAGGAAATTGGGTTGGACCCTGAACTTGTCAATGTTGTTACTGTTCTTGAACCATTCTTGTCTAAG CACCTCCTCAGAGTGGTTCCAGTCATTGGCATACTTCATGACAAGAAAGCATTCAAACCGGTTCTAAATCCTGCAGAAGTGGACGCAGTATTTGATGCACCTCTGGAGATGTTTCTGAAG GATGAAAATCGGAATCAGGAGGAGAGGGAGTGGATGGGAGAGAAGTATTTGATACATTACTTCGACTATGAAACTGAGCATACAAACTACCTCATATGGGGTTTAACTGCTGGTATATTGATTAGGGCTGCGTCAGTTGTGTACAAACGGGAACCAGCTTTCATGGAGCAGAATCCTAAATTCAAAGTTCCAAAGGTTTTAACTAAGGATACTGTAATGCGTTGA
- the LOC107480742 gene encoding nudix hydrolase 15, mitochondrial isoform X2: MVSILRALLSTPLLLPRASLSKFMDSSSSSCSSNFHEGGSQKLRALAQQLRFYKPPPFSEEVDEQSNEEECGSGKVVSQVGFPESATPVAQNPEKFRPKRAAVLICLFEGDAGDLRVILTKRSSKLSSHSGEVALPGGKAEEGDKDDGDTAKREAKEEIGLDPELVNVVTVLEPFLSKHLLRVVPVIGILHDKKAFKPVLNPAEVDAVFDAPLEMFLKDENRNQEEREWMGEKYLIHYFDYETEHTNYLIWGLTAGILIRAASVVYKREPAFMEQNPKFKVPKL, encoded by the exons ATGGTTTCCATTCTGAGAGCGTTATTATCAACGCCGTTATTATTACCCAGAGCATCTCTCTCCAAATTcatggattcttcttcttcttcctgttCTTCCAACTTCCACGAAGGAGGATCCCAGAAGCTTCGGGCTTTGGCGCAGCAGCTCCGATTCTACAAGCCACCGCCTTTTTCGGAGGAGGTTGACGaacaaagcaatgaagaagagtgtGGGAGCGGTAAGGTTGTTTCCCAAGTGGGATTTCCTGAATCGGCCACACCAGTGGCTCAGAACCCTGAAAAGTTCAGACCAAAGAGGGCTGCTGTTTTGATCTGCCTCTTTGAAGGGGATGCCGGTGATCTTAGGGTTATACTCACTAAGCGCTCTTCTAAGCTCTCCTCTCACTCCG GTGAAGTGGCTTTGCCCGGTGGGAAAGCAGAGGAAGGGGATAAGGATGATGGGGACACTGCAAAGAGAGAGGCAAAGGAGGAAATTGGGTTGGACCCTGAACTTGTCAATGTTGTTACTGTTCTTGAACCATTCTTGTCTAAG CACCTCCTCAGAGTGGTTCCAGTCATTGGCATACTTCATGACAAGAAAGCATTCAAACCGGTTCTAAATCCTGCAGAAGTGGACGCAGTATTTGATGCACCTCTGGAGATGTTTCTGAAG GATGAAAATCGGAATCAGGAGGAGAGGGAGTGGATGGGAGAGAAGTATTTGATACATTACTTCGACTATGAAACTGAGCATACAAACTACCTCATATGGGGTTTAACTGCTGGTATATTGATTAGGGCTGCGTCAGTTGTGTACAAACGGGAACCAGCTTTCATGGAGCAGAATCCTAAATTCAAAGTTCCAAAG CTATAA